Proteins from a single region of Acidobacteriota bacterium:
- a CDS encoding porin family protein, with translation MKKVLFVFAALLAFSAFTVAEDHSKFDFYGGWTLTHYAPSALDEGWTAWKGVGFSGCYYFHKNVGFVADFSWTSKHWADGDINQATWYFLGGPQFRFVENDNVTPFFRVLFGWGRVSAALYDGHAWYEGSEDKLAYGVGGGIDVKVSDNVSLRLAQVDYIRQTGDIVQGNVFRFGVGIVFNAR, from the coding sequence ATGAAGAAAGTACTGTTCGTTTTCGCCGCCCTGCTTGCCTTCTCGGCCTTCACCGTGGCCGAGGACCACTCCAAGTTCGACTTCTACGGCGGGTGGACCCTGACCCACTACGCTCCCTCCGCCCTGGACGAGGGCTGGACGGCCTGGAAGGGCGTCGGCTTCTCCGGCTGCTACTACTTCCACAAGAACGTGGGCTTCGTGGCTGACTTCAGCTGGACCAGCAAGCACTGGGCCGACGGCGACATCAACCAGGCCACCTGGTACTTCCTCGGCGGCCCCCAGTTCCGCTTCGTGGAAAACGACAACGTGACCCCCTTCTTCCGCGTCCTGTTCGGCTGGGGCCGCGTGTCCGCCGCGCTCTATGACGGCCACGCCTGGTACGAGGGCAGCGAGGACAAGCTGGCCTACGGCGTGGGCGGCGGCATCGACGTCAAGGTGAGCGACAACGTGTCCCTCCGCCTGGCCCAGGTCGACTACATCCGCCAGACCGGCGACATCGTCCAGGGCAACGTGTTCCGCTTCGGCGTGGGCATCGTGTTCAACGCCCGCTAG
- a CDS encoding histidine phosphatase family protein, whose amino-acid sequence MKTLVLMRHAKSAWANPQLTDSERPLNKRGLKNAPAMGKLIRNMGLSPQYVLCSTSLRTRQTAEAVLRKCQFNGEIKYLESLYLGAPQAYLDALHKVPDPIDKVLVVGHNTGMEEFLEFLTGRFEKLPTAAVVHLILHIDRWEQLNATSGTRVIDIWKPRKIAQ is encoded by the coding sequence ATGAAAACACTGGTGTTGATGCGACACGCGAAATCCGCCTGGGCCAACCCCCAGCTGACGGACTCCGAACGACCCTTGAACAAGCGGGGGCTCAAGAATGCGCCGGCCATGGGCAAGCTGATCCGGAACATGGGCCTGTCCCCCCAGTACGTTCTGTGCTCGACCTCCCTGCGGACCCGTCAGACCGCCGAGGCGGTCCTGCGGAAGTGCCAGTTCAACGGCGAGATCAAGTACCTCGAGTCCCTCTACCTGGGAGCGCCCCAGGCTTACCTCGACGCCCTCCACAAGGTCCCGGACCCCATCGACAAGGTCCTCGTGGTGGGCCACAACACCGGGATGGAGGAGTTCCTGGAATTCCTCACCGGGCGTTTCGAGAAACTGCCCACCGCCGCGGTGGTCCACCTGATCCTCCACATCGACCGCTGGGAACAGCTCAACGCCACCTCCGGGACCCGGGTGATCGACATCTGGAAACCCCGGAAGATCGCCCAGTGA
- a CDS encoding threonylcarbamoyl-AMP synthase, which produces MLLKINAHQPQPRHVQSVTEILNRGGVIAYPTDSMYAVGCSILDKKAINQLYRIKAEDKHKPLSFICDSIQMASRYVTISNNAFRIMKRATPGPFTFILEANNIVPKIMLTKRHTVGIRIPANNICLAVALSLGTPIISTSINPHYGENLQDPGEIHSRLKGMIDLVIDGGEIFPQLSTVVDLTGPTPEVVREGAGDVALIF; this is translated from the coding sequence ATGCTGCTGAAAATCAACGCCCACCAACCCCAGCCCCGCCACGTCCAGAGCGTGACGGAGATCCTCAACCGGGGCGGGGTCATCGCCTATCCCACCGACAGCATGTACGCCGTCGGCTGCTCCATCCTGGACAAGAAGGCCATCAACCAGCTCTACCGCATCAAGGCGGAGGACAAGCACAAGCCCCTGAGCTTCATCTGCGACAGCATCCAGATGGCCAGCCGTTACGTCACCATCAGCAACAATGCTTTCCGGATCATGAAGCGGGCCACTCCCGGGCCTTTCACCTTCATCCTGGAGGCCAACAACATCGTTCCCAAGATCATGCTGACCAAGCGACACACCGTGGGGATCCGCATCCCCGCCAACAACATCTGCCTGGCGGTGGCCCTCAGCCTGGGAACCCCCATCATCTCCACGTCCATCAACCCCCACTACGGCGAGAACCTCCAGGACCCCGGCGAGATTCACAGCCGGCTCAAGGGGATGATCGACCTGGTGATCGACGGCGGGGAGATCTTCCCTCAATTGTCCACCGTCGTGGACCTGACGGGCCCCACTCCCGAGGTGGTCCGGGAAGGCGCCGGCGACGTCGCGCTGATCTTCTAG
- a CDS encoding MarC family protein, which translates to MIHFFNTATFAFLALFPILNPPAMAPIFLQLTSRLGNAERNRVSALIGFYTFVLLTSLLFVGGWLLKVLGISLPVISVAGGILLFHTAWTMLNRAPKMSDAEREELENYGVENAFFPLTLPVTAGPGSIAITLTLVPNGSLATLPVVLDFLAIAAGIAAASLTVFLFYRFSGHFLRRLGKTVNATISQISAFILLAIGVQIIWGGLRELLKTLN; encoded by the coding sequence ATGATCCACTTCTTCAACACGGCCACGTTCGCGTTCCTGGCCCTCTTCCCCATCCTGAACCCCCCGGCCATGGCGCCCATCTTCCTCCAGCTCACCTCGCGCCTCGGGAACGCCGAACGCAACCGGGTCTCGGCCCTGATCGGGTTCTACACCTTCGTCCTCCTGACCAGCCTGCTCTTCGTCGGCGGCTGGCTCCTGAAAGTCCTGGGCATCTCCCTGCCGGTGATCAGCGTCGCCGGCGGCATCCTTCTCTTCCACACCGCGTGGACCATGCTCAACCGGGCGCCGAAGATGAGCGACGCCGAGCGGGAGGAGCTGGAGAACTACGGGGTGGAAAACGCCTTCTTTCCCCTCACCCTCCCCGTCACCGCCGGCCCGGGATCCATCGCCATCACCCTGACCCTGGTCCCCAACGGCAGCCTGGCCACCCTGCCGGTCGTTCTCGACTTCCTGGCCATCGCCGCCGGGATTGCCGCGGCATCCCTGACGGTCTTCCTGTTCTACCGCTTCTCGGGGCATTTCCTCCGCCGCCTGGGGAAGACGGTGAACGCCACCATTTCTCAGATCTCCGCCTTCATCCTCCTGGCCATCGGCGTCCAGATCATCTGGGGCGGCCTCCGGGAGCTTCTGAAGACCCTCAACTAG
- a CDS encoding glycyl radical protein translates to MNERVKRLRQASLDAEPSISAERALLLTGFYRENEGKHPVPVLRAMAFRHLCEHKAVYIGPGELIVGERGPFPKATPTYPELTCHSLDDLRILGSREKTRYAVSEDVLRAYAQTVIPFWSGRSMRDRIFRELPDDWKEAFEAGVFTEFMEQRAPGHTVADGKIYRRGLLDVRREIAERIDALDFEADPEALDRRDQLRAMDIACEAVIRYAGRHAEAARQLAAGEPDAARRAELEKIAAVCGHVPANAPRSFHEALQAYWFCHLAVITELNGWDAFSPGRLDQHLFPFYRAETAAGTLSPDEAVELLQCFWIKFNNHPAPPKVGVTAAESGTYTDFANISLGGLTRDGGDGVNPLSHVILDVIEAMQILQPSSNVQISRKTPEDFLRHACRVIRRGFGFPSVFNADAVAAELVRQGKSIEDARDGGTSGCVEAGAFGKEAYILTGYFNLVKVLELTLNDGFDPRTGRQLGLRTGKPGDFNAFDDFFRAWQAQVRHFVDVKARGNRIVERLYARYAPAPFLSVLIDDCVARGKDYNAGGARYNTTYIQGVGIGTLTDAFSAVKTLVFDQGLIGLGDLAQVLSRNFEGNEVLRLRLAGKAPRYGNDDDAADDLMRACFETFFRAVDGRPNGRGGRCHVDMLPTTCHVYFGAVTGATPDGRRAGEPLSEGISPVQGADRKGPTAVVRSAAKMDQLKTGGTLLNQKFSPGLLAGEEGIANLAGLIRGYFRLDGHHLQFNVVTAETLRKAQEDPAAHAGLIVRVAGYSDYFCDLGRALQDEIIARTAHEAF, encoded by the coding sequence ATGAACGAACGGGTGAAACGACTCCGGCAGGCGAGCCTCGACGCCGAGCCCTCCATCTCGGCGGAGCGCGCCCTCCTGCTGACCGGTTTTTACCGGGAGAACGAGGGGAAGCACCCCGTTCCCGTCCTACGGGCGATGGCCTTTCGCCACCTGTGCGAGCACAAGGCCGTCTACATCGGTCCCGGGGAACTGATCGTCGGGGAACGCGGGCCCTTCCCCAAGGCGACGCCCACCTACCCGGAGCTGACCTGCCACTCCCTGGACGACCTGCGCATCCTGGGCAGCCGGGAGAAGACCCGGTACGCGGTGTCGGAGGACGTCCTGCGGGCCTATGCCCAGACCGTGATCCCCTTCTGGTCCGGCCGCTCCATGCGCGACCGGATCTTCCGGGAGCTGCCCGACGATTGGAAGGAAGCCTTCGAGGCCGGGGTCTTCACCGAGTTCATGGAGCAGCGGGCGCCCGGCCACACCGTGGCCGACGGCAAGATTTACCGGCGCGGACTCCTGGATGTCCGCCGGGAAATCGCGGAGCGCATCGACGCCCTCGACTTCGAGGCGGACCCCGAGGCCCTCGACCGCCGGGACCAGCTCCGGGCCATGGACATCGCCTGCGAGGCGGTGATCCGCTACGCCGGGCGGCACGCCGAGGCGGCCCGGCAGCTGGCCGCGGGCGAGCCCGACGCCGCCCGGCGCGCCGAGCTGGAGAAGATCGCCGCCGTCTGCGGCCACGTGCCCGCCAACGCGCCCCGAAGCTTCCACGAGGCGCTGCAGGCCTACTGGTTCTGCCACCTGGCGGTCATCACGGAACTCAACGGCTGGGACGCCTTCAGCCCCGGCCGGCTCGATCAGCACCTCTTCCCCTTCTACCGGGCGGAGACGGCGGCGGGGACCCTCTCCCCCGACGAGGCCGTCGAGCTGCTGCAGTGCTTCTGGATCAAGTTCAACAACCACCCGGCCCCGCCGAAGGTGGGGGTGACGGCGGCGGAGAGCGGGACCTACACGGACTTCGCCAACATCTCCCTCGGCGGCTTGACCCGGGACGGCGGCGACGGGGTCAACCCCCTCTCCCACGTCATCCTGGACGTGATCGAGGCGATGCAGATCCTCCAGCCCAGCTCCAACGTCCAGATCTCCCGGAAGACCCCCGAGGACTTCCTCCGGCACGCCTGCCGGGTCATCCGGCGGGGCTTCGGCTTCCCCTCGGTCTTCAACGCCGACGCCGTGGCGGCGGAGCTGGTCCGGCAGGGCAAGAGCATCGAGGATGCCCGGGACGGCGGCACCAGCGGCTGCGTCGAGGCCGGCGCCTTCGGCAAGGAAGCCTACATCCTCACCGGGTACTTCAACCTGGTGAAGGTCCTCGAGCTGACGCTCAACGACGGCTTTGACCCGCGGACGGGGCGCCAGCTGGGCCTCCGAACGGGGAAGCCGGGCGATTTCAACGCTTTCGACGACTTCTTCCGGGCCTGGCAGGCACAGGTCCGGCACTTCGTGGACGTCAAGGCCCGGGGAAACCGGATCGTGGAACGTCTCTACGCCCGGTACGCCCCGGCGCCGTTCCTCTCCGTCCTCATCGACGACTGCGTCGCGCGAGGCAAGGACTACAACGCCGGCGGCGCCCGCTACAACACGACCTACATCCAGGGGGTCGGCATCGGCACCCTGACGGACGCCTTCTCCGCCGTGAAAACGCTGGTGTTCGACCAGGGCCTGATCGGTCTCGGGGACCTGGCCCAGGTGCTGTCCCGCAACTTCGAGGGGAACGAGGTCCTCCGGCTTCGGCTCGCCGGGAAGGCGCCGCGCTACGGCAACGACGACGACGCGGCCGACGACCTGATGCGCGCGTGCTTCGAGACCTTCTTCCGGGCCGTGGACGGCCGCCCCAACGGGCGCGGCGGCCGCTGCCACGTGGACATGCTCCCCACCACCTGCCACGTCTACTTCGGGGCGGTGACCGGCGCCACGCCCGACGGCCGCCGGGCCGGGGAACCCCTCTCCGAGGGGATCTCCCCCGTGCAGGGGGCCGACCGGAAGGGCCCCACGGCCGTGGTGCGCTCCGCCGCCAAGATGGATCAGCTCAAGACGGGCGGGACGCTCCTCAACCAGAAGTTTTCCCCGGGACTCCTGGCCGGCGAGGAGGGGATCGCGAACCTGGCGGGCCTGATCCGGGGCTACTTCCGCCTCGACGGCCACCACCTCCAGTTCAACGTGGTGACGGCGGAAACCCTCCGCAAGGCCCAGGAAGACCCCGCCGCCCACGCGGGCCTGATCGTCCGGGTGGCGGGCTACAGCGACTACTTCTGCGACCTGGGCCGGGCCCTGCAGGACGAGATCATCGCCCGCACCGCGCACGAGGCCTTCTGA
- the dtd gene encoding D-tyrosyl-tRNA(Tyr) deacylase — protein MRAVVQRVSEARVSVDGAVEGAIGRGLLLLLGIRGDDTAADAHYILNKTLDLRVFPDAEGKMNRSLREAGGGLLVVSQFTLYGDCRKGRRPSYSDAMDPVRAETAYGEFVRLARETWPDVATGRFQAMMDVHLVNDGPVTLLLDSRKTF, from the coding sequence ATGCGGGCCGTGGTGCAGCGGGTGTCCGAGGCGAGGGTCAGCGTCGACGGGGCGGTGGAAGGCGCCATCGGCCGCGGCCTCCTGCTGCTCCTGGGGATCCGCGGCGACGACACGGCGGCCGACGCGCACTACATCCTGAACAAGACCCTGGACCTGCGGGTCTTCCCCGACGCGGAGGGGAAGATGAACCGCTCCCTCCGCGAGGCGGGCGGCGGGCTGCTGGTGGTGTCCCAGTTCACCCTCTACGGGGACTGCAGAAAAGGCCGGCGGCCGTCCTACTCCGACGCCATGGACCCCGTTCGAGCCGAGACGGCGTACGGGGAGTTCGTCCGCCTGGCCCGGGAAACCTGGCCCGACGTGGCCACGGGGAGGTTCCAGGCCATGATGGACGTCCATCTGGTCAACGACGGGCCGGTGACGCTGTTGCTGGACAGCCGAAAGACTTTCTGA
- a CDS encoding right-handed parallel beta-helix repeat-containing protein, whose protein sequence is MLKRMLTVLGMLAALAAFAAGGDKGRKVVPDETGADAVDLQALVDQAPDGGTVVVPSGRHLVARGLVVQGRKNLTIRGDRNSAVRVSDVMQNVIAISESEGIRLENLSLSHVSPLKDYQCHGAVVHVSDSSRVVVENCELNGCGASGVHAVGVNDLTVKRCHIHHNTFNAFYLDRCSKVLVQANLVENNANFMNLHQSDDLDMSDNVTRNNGGYWRPAMPAPPGSGKKRD, encoded by the coding sequence ATGTTGAAACGAATGCTGACGGTGCTGGGGATGCTGGCGGCCCTGGCCGCTTTCGCGGCGGGGGGCGACAAGGGCCGGAAAGTCGTGCCCGACGAGACCGGGGCCGATGCGGTCGACCTCCAGGCCCTCGTCGATCAGGCGCCCGACGGCGGGACGGTGGTCGTCCCCTCGGGCCGGCACCTGGTGGCCCGGGGCCTGGTGGTGCAGGGGCGGAAAAACCTCACGATCCGGGGGGACCGGAACTCGGCCGTCCGGGTGAGCGACGTCATGCAGAACGTGATCGCGATCTCGGAGAGCGAGGGAATCCGCCTCGAGAACCTTTCCCTGAGCCACGTCTCGCCCCTGAAGGACTACCAGTGCCACGGGGCGGTGGTCCACGTCTCGGACTCCTCCCGCGTCGTGGTGGAAAACTGCGAACTGAACGGCTGCGGCGCGTCAGGCGTCCACGCCGTCGGGGTCAACGACCTGACGGTGAAACGGTGCCACATTCACCACAACACCTTCAACGCTTTCTACCTGGACCGGTGCAGCAAGGTCCTGGTCCAGGCGAACCTGGTGGAGAACAACGCCAACTTCATGAACCTCCATCAATCCGACGACCTGGACATGTCCGACAACGTGACCCGGAACAACGGCGGGTACTGGCGGCCGGCGATGCCGGCGCCGCCGGGGTCGGGCAAAAAGCGCGACTAG
- the murA gene encoding UDP-N-acetylglucosamine 1-carboxyvinyltransferase, protein MDQFIIQGGIPLRGDVTPSGNKNATLPLLAACLLTDEPVVLRNVPEIQDVRSMRALLGSLGASVEAVGDHAWRVRAANLSPADLDPDLCRKIRASILLAGPMTARCGGMRLPPPGGDVIGRRRVDTHILALRALGASADYDRKGKAFRFQADRLTGADILLDEASVTATENALMAAVTARGTTTLRNAASEPHVQELCHLLNHLGARIDHIGSNTLHIEGVERLHGGDFTVSTDYLEVISFVGAAAVTGGSVRVRNAGVRFLDMIRLVFQRMGIRWEVDGDDLLVPAEQERVIETDFVGAIPEVCVMPWPAFPTDLMSLAIVTATQCRGNMLFHDWMYPSRMFFIDKLVAMGAHIVLCDPHRCIVQGPTRLYGDKLDSPDIRAGMALVLAALAADGESVIRNVTQIERGYERIDEKLRHLGARIERA, encoded by the coding sequence ATGGACCAGTTCATCATTCAGGGCGGCATCCCGCTGCGGGGCGACGTGACGCCCTCGGGGAACAAGAACGCCACCTTGCCGCTGCTGGCGGCCTGCCTGCTTACGGACGAGCCCGTCGTGCTCCGCAACGTCCCGGAGATCCAGGACGTCCGCTCCATGCGGGCCCTTCTGGGCAGCCTCGGCGCGTCGGTGGAGGCGGTCGGGGACCACGCATGGCGGGTCCGGGCCGCCAACCTCTCCCCGGCCGACCTCGACCCCGACCTCTGCCGGAAGATCCGGGCCTCCATCCTCCTCGCGGGCCCCATGACGGCCCGCTGCGGCGGGATGCGCCTGCCTCCCCCCGGGGGCGACGTCATCGGCCGCCGGCGCGTGGACACCCACATCCTGGCCCTGCGCGCCCTGGGCGCCTCCGCGGACTACGACCGCAAGGGCAAGGCCTTCCGCTTCCAGGCGGACCGGCTCACCGGCGCCGACATCCTCCTCGACGAAGCCAGCGTCACGGCCACGGAGAACGCGCTCATGGCCGCGGTGACGGCCCGGGGGACCACCACCCTGCGCAACGCCGCCTCGGAGCCCCACGTCCAGGAACTCTGTCACCTGCTGAACCACCTGGGCGCCCGCATCGACCACATCGGCTCCAACACCCTCCACATCGAGGGCGTCGAACGCCTTCACGGGGGGGACTTCACCGTCAGCACCGACTACCTGGAAGTGATCAGCTTCGTGGGTGCGGCGGCGGTCACAGGCGGGAGCGTCCGGGTCCGCAACGCGGGGGTCCGCTTCCTGGACATGATCCGGCTGGTTTTCCAGCGCATGGGGATCCGGTGGGAGGTCGACGGGGATGACCTGCTCGTCCCCGCCGAACAGGAGCGCGTCATCGAAACCGACTTCGTGGGGGCGATCCCCGAGGTCTGCGTGATGCCCTGGCCCGCCTTCCCCACCGACCTCATGAGCCTCGCCATCGTCACCGCCACCCAGTGCCGCGGGAACATGCTGTTCCACGACTGGATGTACCCCAGCCGGATGTTCTTCATCGACAAGCTGGTGGCCATGGGGGCCCACATCGTCCTGTGCGACCCGCACCGGTGCATCGTGCAGGGGCCCACACGCCTCTACGGCGACAAGCTGGACAGCCCCGACATCCGGGCGGGCATGGCCCTCGTCCTGGCCGCGCTGGCGGCCGACGGCGAGTCGGTGATCCGCAACGTCACCCAGATCGAGCGCGGCTACGAGCGCATCGACGAGAAGCTGCGCCATCTGGGGGCGAGGATCGAGCGGGCGTGA
- a CDS encoding cache domain-containing protein has protein sequence MQPTLQKKIFLRFIVVIGLLCVPAVLLTLQWHDRLARGEAQARVSQKLASVRQVLGDRIEADAELLAALAPAVAGRPGAGVTEEVRAAFRAGGFDFGGVMDLSAGGGERFLSAATLDGSSFFCRQWRERGPESGFVLVPLDELTRENPARAAELRAGLGAIPAAGAPFDRGVLLASLAWKAVTGVAGGPGSVVYAGRVLCFDNPRVDRLAERVIEPHVFRGKPTATVTLFQGGRRVATNVVDPGGRRAVGTSASAEVLDRVLRDGHLWSDRAWVVDRWYVAAYAPIRDPSGRVIGMTYVGILEELLLDTRDRMVAAMAGVFAAGALAAVLVSWLLSRALTRPLRRLLLAAEGVRGGGFELPPPAAPGDFREVSELLDAFTGMVTALRERDLSLKDANTRLKEINAKLEATNRNYMEMLSFVTHELSNMVGVLVMDAHALRDSLGGKMGPEEQECLASLLQYLDRFRDIIRNYLDLSRIEKDRMEVRRVAMNLWYDALQPACHELAGSMEIKDMRLSVDEAVKSVDLEADPNLLRVVFFNLVGNAVKYGRSGGEVRIRLGECAAGHCRIDVWNEGEGIPPADLARLGEKFFRPRTPAGRRAGGTGLGLYITREILERHGGSLAIDSREGAWAEFGVTLPLGGPAPA, from the coding sequence ATGCAACCCACCCTCCAGAAGAAGATATTCCTCCGTTTCATCGTCGTGATCGGGCTGCTCTGCGTGCCCGCCGTGCTGCTGACCCTGCAGTGGCACGACCGGCTCGCCCGGGGGGAGGCCCAGGCCCGCGTGAGCCAGAAGCTGGCCTCGGTGCGGCAGGTGCTCGGAGACCGGATTGAGGCGGACGCGGAGCTGCTGGCGGCCCTGGCCCCGGCGGTGGCGGGGCGCCCGGGCGCCGGCGTGACGGAGGAGGTTCGGGCCGCCTTCCGTGCGGGAGGGTTCGATTTCGGCGGGGTGATGGACCTGAGTGCCGGCGGCGGGGAACGTTTTCTCTCGGCGGCTACCCTGGACGGTTCCTCCTTCTTCTGCCGGCAGTGGAGGGAGCGCGGGCCCGAAAGCGGGTTCGTTCTCGTCCCGCTGGACGAGCTGACACGGGAAAACCCCGCCCGTGCCGCGGAACTTCGCGCCGGGCTCGGCGCCATCCCGGCGGCGGGGGCGCCGTTCGACCGGGGCGTCCTCCTGGCCAGCCTGGCCTGGAAAGCGGTAACCGGCGTCGCGGGCGGACCGGGGTCCGTCGTCTATGCGGGGCGGGTCCTCTGTTTCGACAATCCCCGGGTGGACCGCCTGGCTGAACGGGTCATCGAGCCCCACGTCTTCCGGGGAAAGCCCACGGCGACGGTGACCCTTTTCCAGGGCGGGCGGCGGGTGGCCACCAACGTCGTGGACCCCGGGGGCCGGAGGGCTGTCGGGACCTCCGCCTCGGCGGAAGTCCTCGACCGCGTCCTGAGGGACGGGCACCTCTGGAGCGACCGGGCCTGGGTGGTGGATCGCTGGTACGTCGCGGCTTACGCTCCCATCCGCGACCCGTCCGGCCGGGTGATCGGCATGACCTACGTCGGCATTCTCGAGGAGCTGCTGCTGGACACCCGTGACCGCATGGTCGCGGCGATGGCCGGAGTGTTCGCCGCGGGCGCCCTCGCGGCCGTCCTGGTGTCCTGGCTGCTCAGCCGGGCCCTCACCCGGCCCCTTCGCCGGCTCCTCCTCGCCGCGGAGGGGGTGCGCGGGGGGGGCTTCGAACTTCCGCCTCCCGCCGCGCCGGGGGACTTCCGGGAGGTCTCCGAACTCCTCGACGCTTTCACCGGGATGGTCACCGCCCTCCGGGAGCGGGACCTCTCGCTCAAGGACGCCAACACCCGCCTCAAGGAGATCAACGCCAAGCTCGAGGCCACGAACCGGAACTACATGGAGATGCTGAGTTTCGTCACCCACGAGCTGTCCAACATGGTGGGGGTCCTCGTGATGGACGCCCACGCCCTCCGGGACTCCCTCGGCGGGAAAATGGGCCCGGAGGAGCAGGAGTGCCTGGCCTCGCTGCTCCAGTACCTGGACCGGTTCCGGGACATCATCCGGAACTACCTGGACCTCTCCCGGATCGAAAAGGACCGCATGGAGGTCCGCCGGGTCGCCATGAACCTCTGGTACGACGCCCTCCAGCCCGCCTGCCACGAACTGGCGGGGAGCATGGAGATCAAGGACATGCGCCTGTCCGTCGACGAGGCGGTCAAGTCAGTCGACCTGGAGGCGGACCCGAACCTCCTGCGGGTCGTCTTCTTCAACCTCGTGGGCAACGCCGTGAAGTACGGGCGGTCGGGGGGCGAGGTGCGCATCCGGCTCGGGGAGTGCGCTGCGGGGCACTGCCGCATCGACGTGTGGAACGAAGGCGAGGGCATCCCTCCGGCCGACCTCGCCCGCCTCGGGGAGAAGTTCTTCCGGCCCCGGACCCCGGCCGGGCGACGGGCGGGGGGGACCGGCCTCGGCCTTTACATCACCCGGGAGATCCTCGAGCGCCACGGCGGTTCCCTGGCCATCGACTCCCGGGAGGGTGCGTGGGCCGAGTTCGGGGTGACCCTGCCCCTCGGCGGGCCGGCGCCCGCCTGA
- a CDS encoding glycyl-radical enzyme activating protein, protein MSRTGIVFDIQRFSTRDGPGIRTTVFLKGCPLRCAWCHNPESQAEGPQLLCRENRCTGCGACLGEAGADRLAAGPACPLGAIRREGGRVVTDFTACTACGRCVGRCPAGAREIAGTSMTSGDVAAAAARDAVFYEGGGGVTFSGGEPLAQGDFLLDCLREARRLGLHTAVDTCGFAPGPLLATVAEHCDLVLYDLKVMDDAAHLRLTGVSNRRVLENLRMLDNHPCPVWVCVPLVPGVTDTEDNLSAIGAFLSTLRRRHAVHVLPWNPAGVLKYPRIGRETAWLPERAADPGDPARAADILGRSGVSVVLPPA, encoded by the coding sequence GTGAGCCGCACGGGGATCGTTTTCGACATCCAGCGTTTCTCGACCCGCGACGGGCCGGGGATACGGACGACTGTCTTCCTCAAGGGATGCCCTCTGCGCTGCGCCTGGTGTCACAACCCGGAGAGCCAGGCGGAAGGCCCGCAGCTCCTGTGCCGGGAAAACCGCTGCACGGGGTGCGGCGCCTGCCTGGGCGAAGCCGGGGCGGACCGTCTCGCCGCCGGCCCCGCCTGCCCACTGGGGGCTATCCGGCGCGAAGGCGGGCGGGTCGTCACCGATTTCACCGCCTGCACCGCCTGCGGACGGTGCGTGGGACGCTGCCCGGCCGGCGCTCGGGAGATCGCCGGGACGTCCATGACCAGCGGGGACGTGGCCGCCGCCGCCGCCCGCGACGCCGTCTTCTACGAGGGAGGCGGCGGGGTGACGTTCTCCGGCGGGGAGCCCCTGGCCCAGGGCGACTTTCTCCTGGACTGCCTCCGGGAGGCGAGGCGGCTCGGGCTGCACACCGCCGTGGACACCTGCGGTTTCGCCCCGGGTCCCCTTCTCGCAACGGTCGCGGAGCACTGCGACCTGGTGCTGTACGACCTGAAAGTGATGGACGACGCGGCGCACCTTCGGCTGACCGGGGTGTCCAACCGGCGGGTCCTGGAAAACCTCCGAATGCTGGACAACCACCCTTGCCCGGTGTGGGTCTGCGTCCCCCTCGTCCCCGGCGTGACGGACACCGAGGACAACCTCTCGGCCATCGGGGCTTTCCTGTCGACGCTCCGGAGGCGGCACGCCGTGCACGTTCTTCCCTGGAACCCCGCGGGGGTGTTAAAATACCCCCGGATCGGCCGGGAGACCGCCTGGTTGCCGGAGCGGGCGGCGGACCCGGGGGACCCGGCCCGGGCGGCGGACATCCTGGGCCGTTCCGGCGTGTCGGTGGTCTTGCCGCCCGCCTGA
- a CDS encoding outer membrane beta-barrel protein has translation MKKLLLFAGILLTCFAALPAADHPMFDFYAGYTFQRFNDEGTTFKDNMPWGIGLSACGYAHKNVGVLVDFSYSKESYSENSSFSTYYVLVGPQFTARHERFAPFVRGFVGWAHNRVADAVSSAAMTKFCYGFGGGLDILCNDLVSIRAIQFDYIRQTDLLEANVFRFGFGVVFHGGKR, from the coding sequence ATGAAAAAACTGCTGCTTTTCGCGGGGATCCTCTTGACGTGCTTCGCGGCCCTCCCGGCCGCGGACCACCCGATGTTCGACTTCTACGCCGGGTACACCTTCCAGCGCTTCAACGATGAAGGGACCACATTCAAAGATAACATGCCATGGGGTATCGGGCTCTCGGCCTGTGGTTATGCCCATAAAAACGTCGGGGTTCTGGTCGATTTCAGTTACAGTAAGGAAAGTTATTCAGAGAATTCTTCTTTCTCTACCTATTATGTCCTCGTTGGCCCTCAGTTCACTGCGCGGCATGAGCGTTTTGCCCCCTTCGTCCGCGGCTTCGTGGGCTGGGCTCACAACCGCGTAGCCGATGCGGTGTCATCGGCTGCCATGACCAAGTTCTGCTACGGCTTCGGCGGGGGCCTCGACATCCTCTGCAACGACCTGGTCTCCATCCGTGCGATCCAGTTCGACTACATCCGCCAGACCGACCTCCTCGAGGCCAACGTGTTCCGCTTCGGCTTCGGCGTCGTCTTTCACGGCGGCAAACGCTGA